The following nucleotide sequence is from Pleurodeles waltl isolate 20211129_DDA chromosome 8, aPleWal1.hap1.20221129, whole genome shotgun sequence.
GACGAGCCACAGGTTGGAAATATAACAAACGTATCCAATTCACAAAGCGCACACTCATTCCCCCTCTCTCAAGGAGTGCGAACAGATACTGCCATACCAGTGAATCAAACGCCTTTATAGCGTCTAAAAACACCGCCACAGCCTCGTCATCGACAGCGACTGAGCCAGCAACGGCAAATAATGTGCGTAAATTGTATGCTGTGGACCGTCCCGGAATAAATTCCGACTGATCCGGCAACACCAACTTAGTCATCAGCGGCTGCAACCGTGCCACTATCatttttgccaatattttgttATCTATGTTAATCATAGAGAGCGGGCAATACGAATCGCAGCTATATGCATCCTTCCCAGGCTTAAGAATCGTAACGATAAGCGCCTCACGCAGAGAACCCGTAAGGACCCCATCGCTCAGGGCCTCTGCATACATCTCCAACAAATGGGGTGCCAAGATATCAGCATTTTCTTTATAGAACGCTGGGGTCAGCCCATCCAAACCAGGGGCCTTATCGCCAGGTAAACTACGGATCGCGGCTTTAACCTCTTGCTCAGTAAAAGGAGCATCAAAATATTCCCTGTGCGCTCTATCAACCCAGAGGAGACTAATCTCCGAAAAGTAGCCCTGGACCACTTCCTCAGGCAATAAAGTAGGAGCCGAGTACAGGTCCTGAAAAAATGTAGTAAATACCTTTAGGACTTCAGTTGTTCCCACGACCCAGTCCCCTCTTGAATTGTTAATTTCAGTCACATAACTGCTGGCCCACGGCCTGCGGAGCAAATTCGCCTATGTGCGCCCAGCTCAGTTGCTCTCTCCGTATCGCCGTGCCTGCGCAAACTTCCCTAGGAAGTGTATCTCCCTCAGAAATGCCTCTTCGTAAGAAGATACCTCAGCCCGAAGAGCTGCCAGCGTATCACCAGACCAATCCTGCACCAGATGAGACTCCAGCTCCACAATccgtgcctctagctcagccagctcacgTCGCAGTGCACACAACAAACCGTGTTGCTTCGAAATACAGAGCCCGCGAACGatcaccttgaaagcctcccacaaaGTGCCAGCTGACCACACCGTGCCCTCATTTTGttcaaaatataaaacaattttgCAGCGTATCTCCTCGTGGAACATCTCGTCCCGGAGCGCCCCCTGAGGCAACCGCCACATAAAAGCCAGCGCAGGCCCGCCAGGTACCTCCAGCTCCAATCGAACCGGTGAATGATCCGACAGCGTGCGGGCCAAATGGTCAGCGGATCGGTTCCACAGAGCCACATCCCGCAAACCCAGCCAGCGGTCAAGACGCAACCAACTACTATGCACATAGTTGACGCAAGTGCCCTCCCTCGCCATGTCGTGCTTCATCCGCCACAAGTCCACCAGTGTCGCATCCTCCATGATCGCAGATAAAACACGAGCAGCCGACGGATGCTGTACCCGAGCTGCGCTCTCCCTATCTAGAATGGGGGCAAGAGTCACATTAaaatcctcccccacccccaaagcaCCGCACCTCCCCCCAGTGATTCAGTCAGTTGCCAGACTTTACTCAAAAAAACTCTGGATCATCTGAATTAGGTCCATACTCCGACATGAGACGACACGGCCTGTCCAGTAGCGTTCCGCTGAGTAAAACATTGCGTCTGTGAGGGTCAACAATAATCCTACGAGTACGTCACTGCAGCCCCTTACGCATTAGAATCGCTACCCCCCAGGCATAGCGCGAATAAACAGAGCTGTGACATTCCCCAACCCACCCCGCCTTTAAATAATGGAGAGTAGCCGCCACTAAGTGCGTCTCTTGTAACATGCATATAGCTACATTCTGCCGCTTTACATATGCTGACATAAGTCGCACCTTTCGTCCGTCATTCAGGCCTTGCACATTCAAAGTGAGACAACGGATCAAAGTCGCACCCACCGATGTCATCCTCGCATCGcaccaaacacaaagggggtcattttgaccctggcggtccgagaccgccagggctaaaatgacggaagcaccgccaacaggctggcggtgcttcctgccctattacgactgcggcggaagtgctgcggtcgcaccgccggggccggcggtttcctgccgttttagccccggcggtgataatctgccagggcagagctgcaagcagcgttgtcctggggattatgacacccctaccgccagcctgtttctggcggtttgcaccgccaggaagaggctggcggtaaggggtgtcctggggccactggcatgggcatagcagacagtgaaaagcgcgacgggtgcaactgcacccgtcgcacggccgcaacaccgccggctccattaggagccggctcctatgttgcggcctcagtttgcgcccgccggcccagcggggatgtcgtaatgggggccgcgggagtgcggccgcattggccgctgcccgccaaggtcgtaatgacccccaaagtgcggtACTGCCACTCTCCCAACCCGGCCAGCCTCGCTCAACCACAAAACGCATTGAAGAGAAACAACAAACCCAAAactccccccaaccaccacccacacagaccccccaaccgggtcaaGTCAGAAGCCTTCCCCCCATGAAGCACATATACCCAACCAAGCCTAGAAACAGGACTCATCCAGCAGGCGGGAAGCTAGCCACCCAACCCGTCGTCCTAACCAGGACAGACATGGGGCCCAACAATAAGGAGCATCATCAGGACGGAAAACAGAAAAGATTCCACAACCGAATGCAAGCGGCACACTCAAATGTCCGGATAGGCAGGTGATGTCCATGGCAGTCAATCGTGATCACTTAGGGACTCACGCTCCACAGCATGATCATCTGGGGCCGCCACTACAGATTTCCGAGGGAGAGCCTTTGCAAACTTCGCCTCCAGCTTCGGATCCGTAAAAAATTGAAGGGTCCCACCATTCTGCACTTTCAGTTTTGCCGGGTAAATGAGGGAGAACCTAGCATCCGTTTGAGCAAGAGAGCGCTTCACCGGCAAAAACGCCCTGCACGCAGCCTGCACGCCAGTGGTATAATCCGGAAAAAAACTCAGTTCAGTATTATTATAAATTACCGGCCGGCACTCCCTAGCCATTCGCAGAATCGCATCCCGATCACGGTAATTCAGAAGCCGAATAATGAAGGGGCACGGAGGGGTCCCAGGAGGGGGCCGGGGTCCAAGCGACCGATGcgctctctccaccaccagcaggcgGGACAGCTGGCCGGGGAAAAGGTCAGAAAGCATTCCCTCCAGAAAATCCTCCGTTCTGCCCGTATCAGTGGACTCCGGAAGACCAACCAGTCGGAGATTATTACGACGCAATCGAGCCGCCAAATCTTTGTTTTTAGCCCGGATGACCTCCAGCACCCTCTCTATACGCAGCAAATGGTCACGCTAGTCTCGCTCGTGTCCTCCAGCCCAGAAGTGCGCGTCTCCAACTGGTCAATGCGGGAATCATGATCATCCACCCGGGCTCGGATACGATCAAGCTGCTCCGTTAGATGATCCAGCTTCCCATCTATTCCAGCCAGGCTAGTCTTCAAATCCAAAAACATAGCCTTGACCGACCCATCCGAAGGCCCCTCTCCCGTCACCAGCTCCTCGGGAAGAGCAGTAGATGCTCCCCCTCTCCGCCTGCCCCCTTCAAAGGAGAGCTTCGCTTGTTTCTGCTCAGCCTTCCCCATCACACAAGTGGCAGTCCGTCACCAGCCACACGCCCCCAATGTCCGTAATCAACTGGCCACCGCAAGTCAGCTACCAGTCcaccaccacaggctccaccagtgTCCGCACCAACCAGCCCCCTCCGCCACCGACAACGCTGCCCAATCTCCAATATCGGCTCAGCTCTAGACCAAACTACCTCACCGAGGGCAGGGAGCCAGATCCCTAAGGCACCATCCGCCGGTCACAGCTTCACGGCCTGTGGAGCCAGTTCACCGCTCCCACTGCAGGCAGCCCGGCTACTCGCCGCTCCGCCGGCACAGGCACTCGTCGCACTCCACCACCTCATGTCGCTCACCAGGCCAACCGCCGCCACATCCAGACCACACTGCAGGCCTCTCTACACAAGAAGCCTGGTGGCAGCCACAGCAGGGAGTCGCCGCTCTGCCAGTgtcttcagcctccaggcccaaaaGTCTCTAAAGGCCCAACTTCACAGATCTGAGCCCTACTCCTTACTCCGCCTCAGGCCCTCTCAGCAGCCGTCCAGCAACGCAGTCATCACCCGGCCACCCGACCAGGGAACCGGAGAGCCAGGGGCCACGGTCCGACCCGACTGCCGATAGGCCCCCAGGCACATCTGTCAGCCAAAGAGGCGTCTTCAGCGGCCGCGAACACAACCAGCCCTTAGCCCCAAAAGGCCCACAGGGCAGCAGCACACTGAGCAGCACCGCGCGGCCACTCGCACGTCCAGGCCGCGCGGCACCCAACCACTGCTGAGCGCCGGCAAAGCCCACAGACACAGCAGGCATATCCGCCCAGGTAAATGGCAGCGGCGGCGCTCCTGCCAGAGCAGCACAGTCCGAACACCAGCGGTGCGCGCCCGCTGCTCACCAACCCGCCGCGCCACGAGGCAGGCCGCCTCCGCCGCCTTACTTCACAATGCCGCCGCCTCCACCAACTATTTCAAGCGCAGACGGGGCAGCACCAATACAGGCGCACCCCTGCTGCACCGTCACCGAAGCAGCTCCGTCCTGAACGGAGAAATGATCAAAAATGCCCCCTGCCTCAGCGGAGCCTCACagagtgccggccatcttgctgACTGGCTAGCTCCACCCCAAGCCTGTCCTGCAGGTTGAgtaatgtctttgcacatgaaCTGAAGTTTGTCCTCTGTGTAAGTGTCTAATTGTGCACTCTTTAAGGTTCCCAGTATCATTTCATTCAATTTTAATTTCAGTCTGGACATATTCAGAGATCTATCTCTCTCGGATATATCGTCTGTTCTCGCATTGCAATTTGTCACACTCGTTGCTCCTTCAAGACTGAAATTATTTAACCAATTATTTAATTACTGTGCAGTGAAACCTCTCAAGCTCACAGGATTACTCTATAACATTTCTGctctggacagggccacactcaTTTGATTCAGGGTGCTCACTATGGACATATTTTCTGGTGGGTTAAAAGGTATTCTTCCTAGCAGGGTACTGCAGTTGACATTCATCATCTGCACTGATTTGAGCATTTGGCTGAGGATCTCCGAGGAACTTCGCAGGAGGAGTAAATTCGGTCTGACTGGTCATTGAAGTCGGATCTGAAATCTGTGTAGGAATTAATGGGCTTGGAGGAGACCTGGTCTTCCCATTGCTGAACCATTTGAATTAACATATCTCTGCAAACTGTGGAAATCCCTTGGGAAGTAACAGGTGTATCAGGAACATTTGGGACACTTAATCAATGCATTTTACTTCCAGACATGCCTGAATCATACAAAAGAACAATCGGACCAATGGCTACCAGTATTGTTAATGCGTCTGGGCCAGTGTATTTCAACTGCATCCGAGAAGTAGTCATTCCTACACTTTGTCCTGACAAGGTAGTACTGACAATTTGTTTGAGTTAGGGTAACATTTggtactctactgcactcttcaaGCCAAAGCAATGCAAGCACAAACCCTATTAGTACTCGCACGTCCACTTCTGCGAGGAACGACATTGGAACAGAATGTGGGTAAACACATTTTGAATGGGCAGGTTGCATGGTACTATGCTTACCTCCCTAAAAGAATGCCTAACTATCTATGgtgtctcacccccttgtgggagaaaccatcctctgctaccagatctgctgcAGTGTATTCTCCTTCACAGGGTCTACGCTAGAACGAGGTCAGTGGATCTTTTCACCCATCATGTAAGGGTGTGGAGACTCAGCAAATCAGTTTCAATTTACAGTATAACCCATTGAGCCACACAAATGATACTCTAAGGTGAAACtaagttcaaagggctttattacaaattAATTTTCAGAGTTACATAGATGATTCTCAAAACAAAACTATAAAGATACACAATCATTACGGGCTAAGCCTCCTAAAGAAGTTTAGACGAACTGACATTAAAAACACTAAACTCTCAATGACAACAACACATAAGAGCAATATAAAAATCTGAAAAGGATGAAACGTGCTGCCTAATCCTATTAGTCATTTAGCTTCTTCTATACCTGCATTCTCTAGTAACCTGGGCAAAGAGAAAAAACCTACAAATTAGCAAATCCATTTAGCATGTGCTGGGACAAGCATGTGCGGGCAAAAAgtacaaaaaagacaaaagaattttgaaaaaaggaaatctgAAGACTCAAGAGACTAATTAAAGTTGACAAAAAGTAGTTGAAAAGCTCGGTCAAGAATCTTCTTTGGTCGGGAAACAAAAATCTTTCTCATTTGAAAGGGGCATGGGGTAGAGAGGGCTATACCTTCCAGAGTACAACTAGTTCAGCAAGCAGCAAAGAATGGAAAAGTATTCTCTTCTGGGGAAAGTGACGAGAGTGCTGTAAATCCATCTGGGGAACGGCATATCATACTTCATAGCGCAAGGTGATttgtccatccatcactccatatgaCGCAAAAGGTGAAACGTCCAATGGCAAACAGTCATTTGATTCTGACTACAACATCAGTGAAAATTCTCAGGCTCTTCATGTGAATGGGTTCCATCTGTACTTTTCCATAATTTAAAACTTTGTGTATACCTATTTATTCTACAATTTTTTAATGTTCAGTTTTCAGGGTTCAGCTCATAAGCCTGCTATGCATAAGGCAATAGaatatctatttccaagctagcttTCTCATAAGAATGGTATCTGAAAGAAAGTtcacattagcaagaatgactaaacattttctgtacAGTCACgaagcagggccttgcaggccttaggctaatgcaagtgaattgaaacagcacattcatttatgcatttAATCTACATTTTGCATCTCCAAACCTTAAATTCATTATTAATAATTGAAAAAACGTACTCCTGTTACAATAGATTTAAAACGAAAAGACTCAGTTAACCCTTACATGTAACTTAAATGTATTACTGCATTCTCTACGTTTGCATGttacttttaaaatactttttccctTGAAATCTAATATTGTTTGAATACAGTATGTTAGTTAACATCATGAACTATAAGATAGAAGCCAAGAAATTCTTCAAACATAGAATTAGAAGCCATACCACAAGGGTTTCAACTCCTGACCTAGAGTTAATTCACATTAACATggatttcagtgcaccactttacaattaatcTAGCAATACTTTGATTAACGCAAAAGGTAAACTATCATGCATAGATGATCACTGTCACATGAGGTGCAATGCTAAAATTTCTGCTAAATCGAGATCAATGCACCAAGTATTGTATCATATTTCCTTGTGGGCATtaacttttagaagtttttctAGTGTTTAACACGAATGTGTATGCAGTATATCTCCTATTCCTTTCAACTCAAACAAAAATAATTTCCTAGTTCTTGATGAGAAAAAAGGCTTAGATTAATCATTTTTGGAGAGTCATTGGTATGGGTCTGTTGTCTCTTCAAAGAAAATGCACAAAAATCTTTCATGTAGATGTTGTTCTTGAAGAGTATCTGGAATGTGTGAGTGATTTATTGCTGTGCCATAAAACTGTGTCTTGTTTTTTCTACAGCTCTTCCAATCAGGACTTGTCAGCCTCATGGGATCAAGCAAGTTTACAGCGAACTTCGGACCATTTTAGTTCTCAGGGGAGTATGGACAGCTTAGAGCACCCATCCCAGAGCTACCAGTATGGAAGACTGTCATCTGCTAAATCCAATAACAGTATTGATCATCTAGGCAACCAAAGCAAGCGGGATTCTGCCTATGGATCCTTTTCTACAAGTTCCAGCACCCCTGACCCTATGCTGTGCAAACCTGATGCTGCTTTGACAGAGACCATGCTCTACAATGAAAACTTGTGGGATCCCCCAAAGTATGCAGGCAACAAAGAAGGCCAATTTCTAAATGAGGGTAGTGGTACCCAAGACAGACTGGGGTACATGCCTCCCCCTATTCAGTATGAGAACAGTAGGAGCCCCAGAGGAGATGACCATTCTGAAGCCAGGATTTCAAATTCTGGGAGATCAAACTTTGGACCTGTTTGGTATGTTCCTGAAAAGAAAAAGGCACcctcttcccccccaccaccaccgcctCCGATTCGTAGTGACAGCTTTGCTGTTACAAAAGTTCATGAGAAGACTAATAGCTCCTCATATGCAGAAGGCACAAGCACACAGCACTTTACACATATAAATAGGCCAAGGGGGGGTGAATTAAAGTCTGAAGCCTCTGATTATCCTCAAAGACTTGGAAGAGTAAATGACCATGGGGCAGCAGATGTGAGAAAAAACATTAATTCCACCTGTAGGTATGAGGTCAACTCTGACCATGGCCCAGCCACCCCAGGTGATAAGTACAACAATAACATATTGAACACTAACAGACTGCAGTCATCTTTGTCTAGTACTGATGTTAGGGTTGCGCAGCCCCCCCTCAATTACCATCACCAGCGTCAGTACAGTGATGAAAGCACTTTTTTCCACAATGTCAGATTGTCAGGTTCACCAAAACATCAACCACTACAGCACAATAATGTGTACACCAATGTGAAAGAGCAGACCACTGATCACTTATTTTACAATCCACAAGTTCGAAAACCCAGCCCTTCAATCTCTGCTAACATTGCTGCTGAACAGAAGATGGAGAATGCTGGACAGAATCGCTACTACAGTGTGACcacaaaacaaacacctcagggaccATCTCAGTCATCtcaattaaaaaatgaaagcagGAAGACTGGGGCAAATGCTGCCCAAACCACTGTGCTACACAATAATTCTGATACCCTTGCATTTGTAGAGAAACCAAAATACCCCCTACCTCAGCAACATGACAATGCTTCAGTCGAATCCCACGGGACAAACAGCCTGAACAGGGCAGAGGGATACTCGGGTATATCTGCTGCAGGAGAGCATTTTCAAATACCCAGCTGTACTGAAAGGTTGGATCACAGGAAAGGTTGTGAGGGCATGGTGAAGGAAATTCATAACAACCACCCCTGTTCACAGCAGGAAAATGTAAAATTCTCAGTCTCTCCAGCTGATCATGGAGCTCCTCCTCACACAGACTTAGGTTGGGGTATTGAAGAAAATAAGATCTCACCCCAGAAAACTCCAATGTTACATTCTTTGTCTCAGGAAAACAAAACTCGATCTGACAGCTGCCCAGAAACTGTTGgtgacagtgacacaatcattgacTCTTTATTGCTCAAGCAAACACGCAGGAATGATCGTTTTGCAACAACTCTGCGAAATGAAATCCAAATGCGGCGTGCCCGCCTTCAGAAGAGCAAAAGTACAGCTGCCTTGACAGAGTCAAGTGAATCAGAAGAGTATCCTGAAAATTGGAAGCCAGAGTTGCCCCAAAACGTTGTTGCACCTTGTGACAAAACATTCACAGGCAGTTATAAGGATCACTTAAAGGAAGCTCAAGCAAGAGTCCTCCAGGCAACTTCTTTCAAAAGGAGAGATTTGGAGCCTTTACCTTTAGATCATTTCCCAGCATCTTCAGAGTTtagagggcagagccacagcttctCTGTATCAGTTCTCACTCCTGAAGATACGCCTACAGAAATGAAACAAAACCAAGGTGGTATTGGTTCTCAGCAGGTTTCACGTATAGGAGGCAGGAAACGTTTTACTGCAGAACAAAAACTGAGATCCTATTCAGAGCCAGAAAAAATGAATGAAGTAGGCGTCTCAGTAGTTCACCGCCATCATCACAGTCGAGATCGTTCAAATCCATCTCAGGAAGCACTAGGCTCCTTTGCTGATAGATGGAAGTTCTTTGAGGAGACCAGCAAGCCTGCACAAAACAAACCACCACAGAAACCTACTCTGACTAGTCAGCTTGAGGAACAGCCTGAAGTTCCTCCTAGGAAAGCTTCTTTACATGAAGGTGAGAGGTTATGGCATGACAAAAGGGCTAGGGCAGCCTCACTTGGATTTGAAAGTGTCCTTGATGCTCATGAGAGGCCAAATAATAAAATATCTAGTGATAAACAAGACTTTATTCGCAAGACAAGAAATCCTGAGCAACCTGAAAGACTGGGAACTTTTGCAGAATATCAGGCATCTTGGAAAGAGCAGAGGAAACCTTTGGAAAGAAGGAACTCTGGCAGATATCACTCAGCTGACAACATTCTTGATGTAGGTCTTGAACAAGTGGAGAAACAACCGTACATTCATGAGAGGTCTAGATCTTCTCCAACCACAGATTTCTATGCACAGGTAGGGTtctgttttgatttatactggttAGTGACTGCATTTCAGACACTGTTGCAATTTGTGTGCTCtatcagagaaaaaagagacatCAAACATCTTGAGAGACCTCTGCAGTCTAAAGTAATTTGGACGTGTTGAAACGTTACATTTTGCTGTGCAACAGTTGCATTACAAAACAACACTTAGAAATCTGTTTTTGCTTCCATGTACTTTGTATTTGCCACTCAGTGGAGAGCTTACCCCAAAAGTGCAGAATTTTAGTTTGGTAAATTCAAGatatgttttgaaaattagacagctCATTGCACATGCATACTAATACCCAAACACCGCCATCAACTCACTCACATACCAGTAGCAGCACACCGAAACACACTAAAGTGTAACACACTATGGCAGGAATGCTGGCTTTTAATTCTAACTTTCTTTATCACTgtt
It contains:
- the SHROOM2 gene encoding protein Shroom2 isoform X6; translation: MENMETRGSQERFLPDRGPRVSHGYVEQGPLVMVVEHRAADGWRLVEMLLSGGAPWGFTLKGGREHGEPLIITKIEDASKAAGKLLAGDEIISINDVELSGMRQEAICLVKGSHKTLKMIVKRRMKVVLELVAQKMPSESDLHLARSFLSKILRNSMRRNDAAGRPHSWHSTKFTENQSGATLSQLPSTNACSSWHSRYSSSSNQDLSASWDQASLQRTSDHFSSQGSMDSLEHPSQSYQYGRLSSAKSNNSIDHLGNQSKRDSAYGSFSTSSSTPDPMLCKPDAALTETMLYNENLWDPPKYAGNKEGQFLNEGSGTQDRLGYMPPPIQYENSRSPRGDDHSEARISNSGRSNFGPVWYVPEKKKAPSSPPPPPPPIRSDSFAVTKVHEKTNSSSYAEGTSTQHFTHINRPRGGELKSEASDYPQRLGRVNDHGAADVRKNINSTCRYEVNSDHGPATPGDKYNNNILNTNRLQSSLSSTDVRVAQPPLNYHHQRQYSDESTFFHNVRLSGSPKHQPLQHNNVYTNVKEQTTDHLFYNPQVRKPSPSISANIAAEQKMENAGQNRYYSVTTKQTPQGPSQSSQLKNESRKTGANAAQTTVLHNNSDTLAFVEKPKYPLPQQHDNASVESHGTNSLNRAEGYSGISAAGEHFQIPSCTERLDHRKGCEGMVKEIHNNHPCSQQENVKFSVSPADHGAPPHTDLGWGIEENKISPQKTPMLHSLSQENKTRSDSCPETVGDSDTIIDSLLLKQTRRNDRFATTLRNEIQMRRARLQKSKSTAALTESSESEEYPENWKPELPQNVVAPCDKTFTGSYKDHLKEAQARVLQATSFKRRDLEPLPLDHFPASSEFRGQSHSFSVSVLTPEDTPTEMKQNQGGIGSQQVSRIGGRKRFTAEQKLRSYSEPEKMNEVGVSVVHRHHHSRDRSNPSQEALGSFADRWKFFEETSKPAQNKPPQKPTLTSQLEEQPEVPPRKASLHEGERLWHDKRARAASLGFESVLDAHERPNNKISSDKQDFIRKTRNPEQPERLGTFAEYQASWKEQRKPLERRNSGRYHSADNILDVGLEQVEKQPYIHERSRSSPTTDFYAQGSSIDSRGQSDAPRESKEHASGESGSPDAGSASAVRLERVINNVSVKKVPIKIVHSESNAEKESRHNLLSAIEPPALPPRLEKDQIKTLSTSEQSYSRFCAYTRQDPEAEVHRQLRIIDSEQGDVSRNNFKDSSVSSSAMTYVMTKEKTLEDIKTEELAREIVVRDKSLADILDPNVKMRTTMDLMMGIFPKDDNLLEEAQQRRKFLPKVPSPKPAEDKKDEQGVTSAISLTTSSAYYSTSAPKAELLIKMKDMQQQQLQDQQQQPQEDSEEELDHNLSEKKQELIDSISKKLQVLRDARETLLEDIQANNCLGDEVEAIVQEVCKPNEFDKFRMFIGDLDKVVNLLLSLSGRLARVENALNNLDENASPEERRTLVEKQKLLTRQHEDAKELKENLDRRERIVFDILASYLSDESLADYEHFVKMKSALIIEQRELEDKIKLGEEQLKCLTESLPFDRIK
- the SHROOM2 gene encoding protein Shroom2 isoform X4; amino-acid sequence: MKVVLELVAQKMPSESDLHLARSFLSKILRNSMRRNDAAGRPHSWHSTKFTENQSGATLSQLPSTNACSSWHSRYSSSSNQDLSASWDQASLQRTSDHFSSQGSMDSLEHPSQSYQYGRLSSAKSNNSIDHLGNQSKRDSAYGSFSTSSSTPDPMLCKPDAALTETMLYNENLWDPPKYAGNKEGQFLNEGSGTQDRLGYMPPPIQYENSRSPRGDDHSEARISNSGRSNFGPVWYVPEKKKAPSSPPPPPPPIRSDSFAVTKVHEKTNSSSYAEGTSTQHFTHINRPRGGELKSEASDYPQRLGRVNDHGAADVRKNINSTCRYEVNSDHGPATPGDKYNNNILNTNRLQSSLSSTDVRVAQPPLNYHHQRQYSDESTFFHNVRLSGSPKHQPLQHNNVYTNVKEQTTDHLFYNPQVRKPSPSISANIAAEQKMENAGQNRYYSVTTKQTPQGPSQSSQLKNESRKTGANAAQTTVLHNNSDTLAFVEKPKYPLPQQHDNASVESHGTNSLNRAEGYSGISAAGEHFQIPSCTERLDHRKGCEGMVKEIHNNHPCSQQENVKFSVSPADHGAPPHTDLGWGIEENKISPQKTPMLHSLSQENKTRSDSCPETVGDSDTIIDSLLLKQTRRNDRFATTLRNEIQMRRARLQKSKSTAALTESSESEEYPENWKPELPQNVVAPCDKTFTGSYKDHLKEAQARVLQATSFKRRDLEPLPLDHFPASSEFRGQSHSFSVSVLTPEDTPTEMKQNQGGIGSQQVSRIGGRKRFTAEQKLRSYSEPEKMNEVGVSVVHRHHHSRDRSNPSQEALGSFADRWKFFEETSKPAQNKPPQKPTLTSQLEEQPEVPPRKASLHEGERLWHDKRARAASLGFESVLDAHERPNNKISSDKQDFIRKTRNPEQPERLGTFAEYQASWKEQRKPLERRNSGRYHSADNILDVGLEQVEKQPYIHERSRSSPTTDFYAQGSSIDSRGQSDAPRESKEHASGESGSPDAGSASAVSFSTKLTVSLQPPLNKEQNFALSGSSSHINTGQQGSSLEKKLLAVNQNARQKRRLSNRSAHSRENTGVSQENRGRSGTLPSDYRYSPDSLSQESNTTSSFHTTDPHTEIENYSQPQSRDEDSQQADSTVLNKKRGPAPQRPPPPKFDSNNKYIRQSGSSSSLATSSESLLTVPRKTSPSYSTLAVDVGVSHSPHTQSPSSYPEIPMSSQAHLQEPRHISPLKNDHLSIVKTHHKSESAPSSKHRYLQKPRMETSRSPSPQFAPQKLTDKPPVPVQDENPTRLERVINNVSVKKVPIKIVHSESNAEKESRHNLLSAIEPPALPPRLEKDQIKTLSTSEQSYSRFCAYTRQDPEAEVHRQLRIIDSEQGDVSRNNFKDSSVSSSAMTYVMTKEKTLEDIKTEELAREIVVRDKSLADILDPNVKMRTTMDLMMGIFPKDDNLLEEAQQRRKFLPKVPSPKPAEDKKDEQGVTSAISLTTSSAYYSTSAPKAELLIKMKDMQQQQLQDQQQQPQEDSEEELDHNLSEKKQELIDSISKKLQVLRDARETLLEDIQANNCLGDEVEAIVQEVCKPNEFDKFRMFIGDLDKVVNLLLSLSGRLARVENALNNLDENASPEERRTLVEKQKLLTRQHEDAKELKENLDRRERIVFDILASYLSDESLADYEHFVKMKSALIIEQRELEDKIKLGEEQLKCLTESLPFDRIK
- the SHROOM2 gene encoding protein Shroom2 isoform X5, which encodes MDSLEHPSQSYQYGRLSSAKSNNSIDHLGNQSKRDSAYGSFSTSSSTPDPMLCKPDAALTETMLYNENLWDPPKYAGNKEGQFLNEGSGTQDRLGYMPPPIQYENSRSPRGDDHSEARISNSGRSNFGPVWYVPEKKKAPSSPPPPPPPIRSDSFAVTKVHEKTNSSSYAEGTSTQHFTHINRPRGGELKSEASDYPQRLGRVNDHGAADVRKNINSTCRYEVNSDHGPATPGDKYNNNILNTNRLQSSLSSTDVRVAQPPLNYHHQRQYSDESTFFHNVRLSGSPKHQPLQHNNVYTNVKEQTTDHLFYNPQVRKPSPSISANIAAEQKMENAGQNRYYSVTTKQTPQGPSQSSQLKNESRKTGANAAQTTVLHNNSDTLAFVEKPKYPLPQQHDNASVESHGTNSLNRAEGYSGISAAGEHFQIPSCTERLDHRKGCEGMVKEIHNNHPCSQQENVKFSVSPADHGAPPHTDLGWGIEENKISPQKTPMLHSLSQENKTRSDSCPETVGDSDTIIDSLLLKQTRRNDRFATTLRNEIQMRRARLQKSKSTAALTESSESEEYPENWKPELPQNVVAPCDKTFTGSYKDHLKEAQARVLQATSFKRRDLEPLPLDHFPASSEFRGQSHSFSVSVLTPEDTPTEMKQNQGGIGSQQVSRIGGRKRFTAEQKLRSYSEPEKMNEVGVSVVHRHHHSRDRSNPSQEALGSFADRWKFFEETSKPAQNKPPQKPTLTSQLEEQPEVPPRKASLHEGERLWHDKRARAASLGFESVLDAHERPNNKISSDKQDFIRKTRNPEQPERLGTFAEYQASWKEQRKPLERRNSGRYHSADNILDVGLEQVEKQPYIHERSRSSPTTDFYAQGSSIDSRGQSDAPRESKEHASGESGSPDAGSASAVSFSTKLTVSLQPPLNKEQNFALSGSSSHINTGQQGSSLEKKLLAVNQNARQKRRLSNRSAHSRENTGVSQENRGRSGTLPSDYRYSPDSLSQESNTTSSFHTTDPHTEIENYSQPQSRDEDSQQADSTVLNKKRGPAPQRPPPPKFDSNNKYIRQSGSSSSLATSSESLLTVPRKTSPSYSTLAVDVGVSHSPHTQSPSSYPEIPMSSQAHLQEPRHISPLKNDHLSIVKTHHKSESAPSSKHRYLQKPRMETSRSPSPQFAPQKLTDKPPVPVQDENPTRLERVINNVSVKKVPIKIVHSESNAEKESRHNLLSAIEPPALPPRLEKDQIKTLSTSEQSYSRFCAYTRQDPEAEVHRQLRIIDSEQGDVSRNNFKDSSVSSSAMTYVMTKEKTLEDIKTEELAREIVVRDKSLADILDPNVKMRTTMDLMMGIFPKDDNLLEEAQQRRKFLPKVPSPKPAEDKKDEQGVTSAISLTTSSAYYSTSAPKAELLIKMKDMQQQQLQDQQQQPQEDSEEELDHNLSEKKQELIDSISKKLQVLRDARETLLEDIQANNCLGDEVEAIVQEVCKPNEFDKFRMFIGDLDKVVNLLLSLSGRLARVENALNNLDENASPEERRTLVEKQKLLTRQHEDAKELKENLDRRERIVFDILASYLSDESLADYEHFVKMKSALIIEQRELEDKIKLGEEQLKCLTESLPFDRIK